CCGGAGCGCCCCGCCGCCCTCCGCTGGCGGGTGCCGGGCGAGACGGTCTGCGCCCACGACGCGCTGACTGGGGAAACGCTCTGTCAATACCTGCCCACCGAGGTCGGGGACTTTGTGCTGCGGCGCAACGACGGGGCCTACGCCTACCACCTCGCGGTCGTGGTGGACGACGCGGCGATGGGGGTAACGGACGTGCTGCGCGGTGCCGACCTCTGGCCCGCCACGCCCCGGCAGATCGCGTTGCAGCGGGCGCTAGAGTTCCCGACCCCGCGTTATCTCCACGTTCCCCTGATGACCGACTTTCGCGGCGAACGCCTCGCCAAACGGGGGGGAGCGCCGCCCCTCATGGCGCTGCGGGAGGGAGGAGAGGAGACGGGTCGCGTGCTCTCAACGCTGGCCCGCTCGCTGGGCTGGGAGGTCCCGGACGACGTTTCGGCAGGGGAGCTTTTGCCGTTCTGGAAGGCGGAACTCGCCACAGTTCAATTCCCGACAATCCCACAAACTTAGACGACTTGTCTAAGTTTCCCAAACGCCCGTTAGACCGGAACTTCTACCCTGGAGGCACCATGTCCCTCACTCTTCCCAGCTATCCGCAACCGGATGGGCGCGGGCGCTTCGGACGCTTCGGCGGGCGCTACGTCCCCGAAACGCTCATCCCCGCCCTCGACGAACTGGAGGCCGCCTACCGCGAGGCCAAGACCGACCCCGCCTTCCTGAACGAGCTGGACCGTCTCTTGAAGGAGTTCGTGGGCCGTCCCAGTCCTCTCTACCTCGCGCAACGCCTGACCGACCATGCGGGCGGCGCGAAGATTTATCTCAAGCGCGAGGACTTCAACTACACGGGCGCGCACAAAATCAACAACTGTCTGGCGCAGGCCCTCCTCGCCGTGCGGATGGGCAAGCGTCGCGTGATCGCCGAGACGGGGGCCGGGCAGCACGGGGTCGCCTCCGCCACCGCCGCCGCCCTGCTCGGACTGGACTGTGTGGTGTACATGGGAGCCGAGGACATCCGCCGTCAGGCCCTGAACGTCTTCCGCATGAAGCTCCTCGGTGCCGAGGTCCGCGAGGTCACGTCCGGCACCGCCACGCTCAAGGACGCCACGAACGAGGCCATCCGCGACTGGGTGACGAACGTGCGCGACACCTTCTACATCCTCGGCTCCGTGGTTGGGCCGCACCCCTACCCGGCGATGGTGCGCGACTTTCAGGCGGTGATCGGCGAGGAGGTCAAGGTCCAGCTTGAGGCGTTGGAGGGCCGCATCACGCCCGACGCCATCGTAGCCTGCGTGGGTGGCGGGAGCAACGCCATCGGCATCTTCGCGCCCTACGCCTACCTCCCAGAGAGCGAGCGCCCCCGCCTCATCGGCACCGAGGCCGCCGGGGAGGGTGTGGAGAGCGGCAGGCACGCGGCGAGCGTGGCGGGCGGGCGCGTGGGCGTCCTGCACGGCTCGATGATGTATCTCCTCAACGACGACGAGGGCCAGATCGTCCCGCCGCACTCCATCAGCGCGGGCCTGGACTACCCCGGCATCGGCCCGGAGCACTGCCACTACAGCGAGACGGGCGTG
The sequence above is drawn from the Deinococcus sp. YIM 134068 genome and encodes:
- the gluQRS gene encoding tRNA glutamyl-Q(34) synthetase GluQRS; translation: MNASPPPVVGRFAPSPTGALHLGNARTALLAWLHSRALGGRHLLRFEDLDTGRVRDWAFDATRRDLEWLGLGWDAEFTQSERLDVYAEAVARLSTYPCTCTRREVLAAIQASAGAPHGEEPVYPGTCRAGSVNPERPAALRWRVPGETVCAHDALTGETLCQYLPTEVGDFVLRRNDGAYAYHLAVVVDDAAMGVTDVLRGADLWPATPRQIALQRALEFPTPRYLHVPLMTDFRGERLAKRGGAPPLMALREGGEETGRVLSTLARSLGWEVPDDVSAGELLPFWKAELATVQFPTIPQT
- the trpB gene encoding tryptophan synthase subunit beta, producing the protein MSLTLPSYPQPDGRGRFGRFGGRYVPETLIPALDELEAAYREAKTDPAFLNELDRLLKEFVGRPSPLYLAQRLTDHAGGAKIYLKREDFNYTGAHKINNCLAQALLAVRMGKRRVIAETGAGQHGVASATAAALLGLDCVVYMGAEDIRRQALNVFRMKLLGAEVREVTSGTATLKDATNEAIRDWVTNVRDTFYILGSVVGPHPYPAMVRDFQAVIGEEVKVQLEALEGRITPDAIVACVGGGSNAIGIFAPYAYLPESERPRLIGTEAAGEGVESGRHAASVAGGRVGVLHGSMMYLLNDDEGQIVPPHSISAGLDYPGIGPEHCHYSETGVAEYVPVTDAQALEALQLLTRLEGIIPALESAHAIYHAVRLAKELGQGGVIVVNLSGRGDKDVAEVMRLLEMERDQGLLDKDVEQVIQEVLA